One Planktothrix serta PCC 8927 DNA segment encodes these proteins:
- the recJ gene encoding single-stranded-DNA-specific exonuclease RecJ has translation MWQIQPNLDIPEWMIPIIQEYAPQISGKYIAQLLLNRGIKTPEQLIGFLNPQCYQPASPFEFGIEIERAIDRLILARNRQEIVIIWGDFDADGITATSVLWDGLGQFFNRENQQLSYYIPNRLTESHGLNCAGIDQLYHQGCQLIVTCDTGSTNLKEIEYANQLGIDIIVTDHHTLLEERPPVIAIINPRYLSPDHPLYHLSGVAVAYKLIEALYETLPHIPQRPLEDLLDLVAIGLIADLVQLKGDCRYLAQVGIEKLQQQLHKPTRPGVAKLLDLCKRTGDRPTDISFGLGPRINAVSRIYGDAKFCVELLTSRDQKRCQQLALETELANTRRKALQQDVTRDVTAKLRKIDLSTTQVIVLSDAQWPGGVLGLVAGQVAQIYCRPTILLSTEGTLDLGSYEDQNQQDLEVKLARGSARSVNQIDLYELVKSQSHLLHQFGGHPLAAGLSLPIKNLPIFIDAINRQMREQLESSLEEVGQRNIEIDLVCTVSELGFDLFQELKLLEPCGMGNPVPKILIQNCWFVNPWHSLEQDLRGRKVQYIKTTFELWDKSTSTGFSGVWWGHYKDDLPDGRWDIIVELDFNTFKKQYEIRLLELRSAQDHAPLSSINLADHPILDYRNQNLDEILSDSGISENSLILKDCPTCWEDLQAWFRRAYIQKRPLAIAYTIPELLPPQKIWEQLIGIAKYLSRTHQPVTRQQLRTQLNLGEIPLKIGFESLKLLGFKIEYRDHAFYITWQNSQTLNSSPTLAELIPTFLATVQEEQFRRQYFCHIPLSTLESIAVQTIRNEGFQ, from the coding sequence ATGTGGCAAATTCAACCCAATTTAGATATTCCTGAGTGGATGATTCCTATCATTCAAGAGTATGCACCTCAAATTTCAGGAAAATATATTGCTCAATTATTATTAAATAGAGGAATAAAAACCCCTGAACAATTAATCGGGTTTTTAAATCCTCAATGCTATCAACCTGCGAGTCCTTTTGAATTTGGCATTGAGATCGAAAGGGCAATAGATCGATTAATTTTAGCCCGAAATCGTCAAGAAATTGTCATAATTTGGGGGGATTTTGATGCCGATGGCATTACGGCAACTTCTGTATTATGGGATGGATTAGGACAATTTTTTAATCGAGAAAATCAGCAATTATCTTATTATATCCCCAACAGATTAACGGAATCTCATGGGTTAAATTGTGCCGGAATTGATCAATTATATCACCAGGGATGTCAGTTAATTGTTACTTGTGATACTGGAAGTACAAACTTAAAAGAAATTGAATATGCTAACCAATTAGGCATTGATATTATTGTTACCGATCATCATACTTTACTTGAAGAAAGACCTCCGGTTATTGCGATTATTAATCCCCGTTATTTATCCCCAGATCATCCTTTATATCATTTATCAGGAGTTGCGGTTGCTTATAAATTAATTGAAGCTTTATATGAAACCTTACCCCATATTCCCCAACGTCCCTTAGAAGATTTATTAGATTTAGTTGCGATTGGTTTAATTGCCGATTTAGTTCAACTCAAAGGAGATTGTCGATATTTAGCTCAAGTTGGAATCGAAAAATTACAACAACAATTGCATAAACCTACCCGTCCAGGGGTCGCTAAACTGTTAGATTTATGTAAACGAACAGGCGATCGCCCAACGGATATTTCCTTTGGTCTTGGCCCCAGAATTAACGCTGTGAGTCGCATTTATGGGGATGCTAAATTCTGTGTTGAATTGCTAACGAGCCGAGATCAAAAACGCTGTCAACAATTAGCCTTAGAAACCGAATTAGCCAATACTCGCCGCAAAGCATTACAACAGGATGTTACCCGTGATGTCACGGCAAAATTAAGAAAAATTGACCTATCCACAACCCAGGTAATTGTATTATCCGATGCTCAATGGCCGGGAGGCGTTTTAGGTTTAGTGGCCGGTCAAGTGGCTCAAATATACTGCCGACCGACGATTTTATTAAGTACAGAAGGAACCCTTGATTTAGGCAGTTATGAGGATCAAAATCAGCAAGATTTAGAAGTTAAATTAGCTAGAGGTTCGGCTCGATCTGTTAATCAAATTGATCTCTATGAATTAGTCAAAAGTCAATCCCATCTTTTACATCAATTTGGGGGTCATCCCTTAGCAGCCGGGTTAAGTTTACCGATCAAAAATCTTCCGATATTTATTGATGCGATTAATCGCCAAATGCGAGAACAATTAGAATCGAGTTTAGAGGAAGTGGGTCAACGAAATATTGAAATTGATTTAGTTTGTACCGTTTCAGAATTAGGATTTGATTTATTTCAAGAGTTAAAACTCTTAGAACCCTGTGGAATGGGAAATCCGGTTCCTAAAATATTAATTCAAAATTGTTGGTTTGTTAATCCTTGGCATTCTTTAGAACAAGATTTAAGAGGGCGAAAAGTTCAATATATTAAAACTACTTTTGAACTCTGGGACAAGTCCACCTCAACGGGATTTTCGGGGGTTTGGTGGGGACATTATAAAGATGACTTACCCGATGGACGATGGGATATTATTGTGGAACTGGATTTTAATACTTTTAAAAAACAATATGAGATTCGCTTATTAGAGTTACGTTCTGCTCAAGATCACGCTCCTCTATCGTCAATTAATCTTGCTGATCACCCAATTTTAGATTATCGAAATCAAAACCTTGATGAAATTTTATCTGATTCTGGAATAAGTGAAAATTCATTAATTCTCAAAGACTGTCCGACTTGCTGGGAAGATTTACAAGCTTGGTTTCGACGTGCTTATATTCAAAAACGACCCTTAGCGATCGCTTATACGATACCCGAATTATTACCTCCTCAAAAAATTTGGGAACAACTGATCGGAATTGCTAAATATCTCAGTCGTACCCATCAACCCGTTACTCGTCAACAACTCCGAACTCAATTAAATTTAGGAGAAATCCCCCTAAAAATTGGTTTTGAAAGCTTAAAATTATTAGGATTTAAGATAGAATATCGAGATCATGCCTTTTATATCACCTGGCAAAATTCACAAACTTTAAATTCTTCCCCAACCCTGGCTGAATTAATCCCAACCTTCTTAGCTACCGTTCAAGAAGAACAGTTTCGCCGCCAATATTTTTGTCATATTCCTCTATCGACTCTGGAATCAATCGCTGTTCAAACCATTAGAAATGAAGGATTTCAGTGA